One genomic segment of Catalinimonas alkaloidigena includes these proteins:
- a CDS encoding HlyD family secretion protein produces MKTPMTLFALALLFTACQQDSDVADAYGNFEATELTLSAEVPGKILNFDAKEGDELNEGQFIAQLDTTQLHLKKQELKAGIKAIKARQPGVASRLDVLKEERENAAREVERFQILAKEGAATAKQVDDLQSRLEVLDRQIASARTEFGPLSAEIETMESRIAQLNEQIKDARLNAPLHGTVLVKLAEAHEMVNAGTPLLRMADLDYLELRAYISGNQLDDVKLGEEVDVLIDQDKANFHRLKGTLSWISDKAEFTPKIIQTKDERVDLVYAIKVRVKNDGRLKIGMPGEVIFNPNEAES; encoded by the coding sequence ATGAAAACACCTATGACCCTATTTGCCCTCGCCCTACTGTTTACTGCCTGTCAGCAGGACTCAGATGTGGCCGATGCCTACGGAAATTTTGAAGCTACTGAACTGACATTATCTGCCGAAGTGCCTGGCAAAATACTGAATTTTGATGCAAAGGAAGGGGATGAACTCAATGAAGGGCAATTCATTGCGCAGCTAGACACCACCCAATTGCATCTGAAAAAACAGGAACTTAAAGCGGGTATCAAGGCCATTAAAGCCCGTCAGCCGGGCGTTGCTTCACGGCTGGACGTGCTGAAAGAAGAAAGGGAAAATGCTGCCCGAGAAGTAGAGCGTTTTCAGATTCTCGCTAAAGAAGGTGCCGCTACTGCCAAGCAGGTGGATGATCTGCAAAGCCGTCTGGAAGTCCTGGATCGTCAGATCGCTTCTGCCCGCACCGAATTTGGTCCTTTATCTGCTGAAATAGAAACCATGGAATCCCGCATTGCCCAGCTTAATGAGCAAATAAAAGATGCCCGACTGAACGCTCCCCTTCATGGGACAGTGCTGGTGAAGCTGGCCGAAGCGCATGAGATGGTCAATGCGGGTACGCCCTTGCTGCGTATGGCCGATCTGGACTATCTGGAGCTGAGAGCGTACATCAGTGGCAACCAACTGGATGATGTAAAGCTTGGTGAGGAAGTAGACGTGCTCATTGATCAGGACAAAGCCAATTTTCACCGGTTGAAAGGCACGCTCAGCTGGATATCGGACAAAGCAGAGTTTACGCCCAAAATCATACAGACCAAAGATGAGAGGGTGGACCTTGTCTATGCCATCAAAGTAAGGGTAAAGAATGATGGGCGCCTGAAAATTGGTATGCCCGGCGAAGTAATTTTCAATCCAAATGAAGCCGAATCATGA
- a CDS encoding ABC transporter ATP-binding protein, which produces MILTEQISKQFGDVQALNEINLDVKEGELFGLIGPDGAGKTTLFRILTTLLLADRGKAKVGGRDVVKDYRTIRQHVGYMPGRFSLYPDLSVQENLEFFATVFGSSIQENYELIKDIYSQIEPFKDRKAGALSGGMKQKLALSCALIHRPKVLFMDEPTTGIDPVSRKELWEMLRKLKSEGITLLVSTPYMDEASLCERVALIQKGKIMTVDEPDKVRKTFSKTLWAVSTDQSMYRLLNDLRSFPETSSAYAFGEHVHLTLRQEHFLESLKMHLKELGHHGLIVNPIEASVEDRFMELMGKQETSSL; this is translated from the coding sequence ATGATACTGACCGAACAAATATCCAAACAGTTCGGTGATGTGCAGGCGCTGAATGAAATCAATCTGGATGTGAAAGAAGGAGAGCTTTTTGGTCTGATAGGTCCCGATGGAGCAGGCAAAACCACGCTTTTCCGCATCCTCACTACGTTATTGCTGGCTGATAGAGGTAAAGCAAAAGTAGGAGGCCGGGATGTGGTGAAAGACTATCGTACAATCAGGCAGCATGTAGGCTATATGCCCGGACGTTTTTCGCTTTACCCTGATCTGAGTGTACAGGAAAACCTGGAGTTTTTTGCCACCGTTTTTGGCAGCAGCATTCAGGAAAACTATGAACTGATCAAAGATATCTATAGTCAGATTGAGCCTTTCAAAGACCGGAAAGCGGGGGCTTTGTCGGGAGGGATGAAGCAGAAGCTCGCCCTTTCCTGTGCGCTTATTCATCGCCCAAAAGTGCTTTTTATGGATGAACCTACTACCGGCATTGATCCGGTATCCCGCAAAGAGCTTTGGGAAATGCTGCGTAAGCTTAAAAGTGAAGGAATCACGCTGCTGGTATCCACACCTTATATGGACGAAGCCAGCCTGTGTGAAAGAGTAGCACTGATACAGAAAGGTAAAATTATGACGGTAGATGAGCCGGATAAAGTCAGAAAGACCTTTAGCAAAACCCTGTGGGCAGTAAGCACTGACCAAAGTATGTACAGGCTGCTCAATGATCTGAGGTCCTTTCCTGAAACCTCCTCAGCATATGCTTTTGGGGAGCATGTTCACCTTACCCTCAGGCAGGAGCATTTTCTGGAATCCCTGAAAATGCATCTGAAGGAGTTGGGGCATCATGGCCTGATAGTTAATCCGATAGAAGCCAGCGTAGAAGACCGCTTCATGGAATTGATGGGCAAGCAAGAAACGTCAAGCTTATGA
- a CDS encoding GH3 family domain-containing protein, with amino-acid sequence MAILGNIIKSALELTDKVVPESSPLEEQQEVLKQLLKKARNTAFGKYYNFSSLLEEKDIPRAFAATVPFHDYNQIFEEWWERQLEGGEDISWPGKPNYYALSSGTTGDKAKRIPVTDDMLDAIRKTGVAQVLALSNFDLPADFFEKEVMMLGSSTDLGHNGDHLEGEISGISASNIPSWFRGYYRPGPEISALEDWDERVELIAKNAKDWDIGALSGIPSWNELMLKKIIEYHNLNHIHEIWPNLSVFTSGGVAFEPYRKSFEALLGHPITIIDTYLTSEGFIAFQARPNEHMAMKLSTRNGIYFEFVPFKDEHIDENGAIIQGTKALTLEEVEEGVDYALIISTVSGAWRYMIGDTIQFTDKEKAEIIISGRTKHFLNVVGSQLSVMKMNDAIQHLEEEFGIRIPEFTVAAVRPEKDYIHHWYLGIDGEGNTDEEKLAKTLDERLRSVNKNYNVARDKALKDVKVSVVPSDVFYQWNEKQKKKGGQVKMPRVMKEEEFQEWIKFTETL; translated from the coding sequence ATGGCCATACTTGGCAATATCATTAAATCCGCTTTAGAACTGACGGATAAGGTTGTTCCTGAATCATCTCCACTTGAGGAGCAACAAGAAGTTCTGAAACAACTCCTAAAAAAAGCAAGGAATACCGCTTTTGGAAAGTACTATAATTTTTCCTCATTACTGGAAGAAAAAGATATACCCCGCGCATTTGCCGCTACTGTACCTTTTCATGATTACAACCAGATTTTTGAAGAATGGTGGGAAAGACAACTGGAAGGGGGTGAAGACATTAGCTGGCCCGGAAAACCTAATTATTACGCACTAAGTTCTGGAACTACCGGAGACAAAGCCAAGCGTATTCCTGTCACTGATGATATGCTGGATGCTATCCGCAAAACAGGGGTGGCACAGGTCCTGGCGCTCTCCAATTTTGACCTGCCTGCGGATTTTTTTGAAAAAGAAGTGATGATGCTGGGCAGTTCTACCGACCTGGGCCATAATGGAGATCATCTGGAAGGTGAAATCAGCGGTATTTCTGCCAGTAACATTCCTTCCTGGTTTAGAGGATATTATCGTCCCGGACCGGAAATATCCGCACTGGAAGACTGGGACGAAAGAGTGGAACTGATTGCTAAAAATGCCAAAGACTGGGATATCGGTGCTTTAAGTGGCATACCCTCCTGGAATGAGTTGATGCTCAAAAAAATTATTGAGTACCACAATCTCAACCATATCCATGAAATCTGGCCCAACCTGTCTGTCTTTACTTCAGGTGGAGTCGCTTTTGAACCTTATCGCAAAAGTTTTGAAGCACTCCTGGGTCATCCTATTACCATTATTGACACCTACCTCACATCGGAGGGATTTATTGCCTTTCAAGCCCGGCCAAATGAGCATATGGCCATGAAACTGTCTACCAGAAATGGGATTTATTTTGAGTTTGTCCCTTTCAAAGACGAACATATTGACGAAAACGGGGCTATTATACAGGGTACAAAAGCACTGACGCTGGAAGAGGTAGAAGAGGGTGTTGACTATGCGCTGATCATCTCCACCGTATCCGGGGCCTGGCGGTATATGATAGGTGACACCATACAGTTTACAGATAAGGAAAAAGCTGAAATTATCATTTCCGGCCGTACCAAGCATTTTCTGAATGTTGTGGGCTCTCAGTTATCTGTGATGAAAATGAATGATGCGATACAGCACTTAGAAGAAGAATTTGGGATTAGAATTCCTGAGTTTACTGTAGCAGCAGTACGTCCTGAAAAGGATTATATACACCATTGGTATTTAGGCATTGATGGTGAAGGTAATACTGATGAAGAAAAGCTGGCTAAGACGCTGGACGAACGCTTGAGAAGCGTCAATAAAAATTACAATGTAGCCAGGGACAAAGCGCTGAAAGATGTTAAGGTTTCTGTGGTGCCTAGCGATGTATTCTACCAGTGGAACGAAAAACAGAAGAAGAAAGGGGGACAAGTAAAAATGCCCCGGGTGATGAAAGAGGAAGAGTTTCAGGAATGGATAAAATTCACCGAAACGCTGTAA
- a CDS encoding TolC family protein translates to MKYGIFILLLYAHSGIAQMADTIGLKACQDEAIARFPLLKQQDLLRQASQLRRENTLADYLPRLSLNGQVTYQSDVIQFPLGMPGTELPELPKERWQAYLDINQPIYSGGSRAARQSLEEQQLAIDIQQKEVNIQQLKPRVQQSYFSILLARQSEEILKTTTKLLLDKLRSVEAGVRGGVALPADALRLRSEIAKLKQQMAELSARENAAMQTLSTLTGFDITEATALRTPVINITDPEIDRPELELLTLQSRKLGAQSQLIGTDNKPKISVFAQGGLGYPNPLNFFEINTSPYYQAGVRMQWQFMDWGRTQRKQEEVSIQQQIISTEEENLERNIRIRLEKQEADISRYQQLMEQDEEIISMMEEVRQYASRQLDQGIITPTEYLDDVHEEQKARLNHSLHQIQLIQAQVAYLTEKGIY, encoded by the coding sequence ATGAAATATGGCATATTCATTTTACTCTTGTATGCGCATTCAGGCATAGCACAAATGGCTGATACAATTGGTCTGAAGGCATGTCAGGATGAAGCAATTGCCCGTTTCCCTTTGCTCAAACAGCAGGATTTACTACGACAGGCAAGTCAGCTTCGCAGAGAAAACACACTGGCGGATTACCTGCCCAGGCTTAGCTTGAACGGACAGGTAACTTATCAGTCAGATGTAATTCAGTTTCCTTTAGGCATGCCCGGCACTGAACTTCCCGAACTTCCTAAAGAACGCTGGCAGGCATACCTGGATATCAACCAACCGATCTATAGTGGAGGGAGCAGGGCCGCTCGTCAATCGCTGGAAGAGCAGCAACTGGCAATTGATATACAGCAGAAGGAAGTCAATATTCAGCAGCTCAAACCCAGGGTGCAGCAAAGTTATTTTTCCATACTGCTTGCCCGGCAGTCTGAAGAAATTTTAAAAACTACCACAAAACTGCTTCTGGATAAACTCAGATCTGTGGAAGCGGGAGTAAGGGGAGGAGTAGCATTGCCCGCTGATGCGCTGCGGTTGCGTTCCGAAATTGCTAAGCTGAAACAGCAAATGGCAGAGCTGAGTGCCAGAGAAAATGCCGCGATGCAAACCCTCAGTACACTGACCGGATTTGATATCACTGAAGCAACAGCCTTGCGTACTCCGGTAATCAACATTACTGATCCTGAGATTGATCGTCCGGAACTTGAACTGTTGACTCTGCAATCCCGGAAGCTCGGGGCGCAGTCTCAGCTGATTGGTACAGATAACAAGCCTAAGATTTCAGTTTTTGCTCAGGGTGGTTTGGGCTATCCTAACCCCCTCAATTTTTTTGAGATCAATACCAGTCCCTATTATCAGGCAGGTGTGAGGATGCAGTGGCAGTTTATGGATTGGGGCAGGACCCAAAGAAAACAGGAAGAAGTAAGTATACAGCAGCAGATCATCAGTACTGAAGAAGAAAATCTGGAAAGAAATATCCGTATCCGACTGGAAAAGCAGGAAGCTGACATAAGCCGTTACCAGCAGTTGATGGAGCAGGATGAAGAGATCATCAGCATGATGGAGGAGGTCAGACAGTATGCTTCCCGTCAGCTTGATCAGGGCATCATTACGCCTACTGAATATCTGGACGATGTGCATGAGGAGCAAAAAGCCCGGCTCAACCATAGTTTACACCAAATTCAACTCATTCAGGCACAAGTGGCCTATCTCACAGAAAAAGGAATATACTGA
- a CDS encoding TetR/AcrR family transcriptional regulator yields MTQDFNTEEKILDAAEQVFQRKGFNGARMQEIADRAEINKGLLHYYFKTKDKLFEAVFSKAFDLMVNRLNAIISTQHTLDDKIDKMVDTYMNMLIKHPHLPLFVINELNRHPDEFINKVLTKKRRPNVQALLDAIQHEIEHGNIRPFPPKQLIINIIGLCIFPFVARPMIQVLLDADNPEFQKMIEERKTLIADFVKSALRP; encoded by the coding sequence ATGACACAGGATTTTAACACTGAAGAAAAAATACTTGATGCCGCTGAACAGGTTTTTCAGCGCAAGGGGTTCAACGGAGCTCGTATGCAGGAAATTGCTGACAGAGCAGAGATCAATAAGGGTTTGCTTCACTATTATTTCAAGACCAAAGACAAACTCTTTGAAGCTGTATTCAGCAAAGCTTTTGACCTGATGGTTAACCGACTTAATGCTATCATTTCCACGCAGCATACACTGGATGATAAAATAGATAAGATGGTAGATACCTATATGAACATGCTGATCAAGCATCCGCATTTGCCATTGTTTGTCATCAATGAGCTCAACCGCCATCCGGATGAATTCATTAACAAAGTGCTAACCAAAAAGCGTCGGCCCAATGTTCAGGCACTTCTGGATGCTATACAGCATGAGATAGAGCATGGGAATATCAGGCCCTTTCCACCTAAGCAACTGATCATAAATATCATAGGGCTTTGCATATTTCCTTTTGTCGCCAGACCTATGATACAGGTATTGCTTGATGCTGACAATCCTGAATTTCAAAAGATGATAGAAGAGCGTAAAACTTTGATAGCCGATTTTGTAAAAAGCGCGCTACGACCTTAA